One Nicotiana tomentosiformis chromosome 4, ASM39032v3, whole genome shotgun sequence genomic window carries:
- the LOC104121196 gene encoding xanthoxin dehydrogenase-like gives MDVQGSSDNSLPNQRLLGKVALVTGGAIGIGESIVRLFHKHGAKVCIADIQDELGQNVCGTLGNDQNACFVHCDVTAEADISNAVDLTVQKFGTLDIMVNNAGLSGPPIPDIRNYELSVFESVLDVNLKGTFLGIKHAARIMIPQKKGSIVSLCSVGSAIAGIGPHAYIASKHAVLGLTQNVAAEMGKHGVRVNCVSPYAVATGLALAHLPEDERTNDALAGFRAFAEKNANLQGVELKTQDVANAVLFLASDEARYISGHNLMVDGGFSCVNHSLRVFR, from the exons ATGGATGTTCAAGGAAGCTCCGATAATTCTCTTCCTAACCAAAG GTTATTGGGAAAGGTTGCTTTAGTCACTGGAGGGGCAATTGGTATAGGAGAGAGCATCGTACGTCTATTTCATAAACATGGTGCAAAAGTATGCATTGCAGACATTCAAGATGAACTTGGACAAAATGTTTGTGGTACCCTTGGTAATGATCAGAATGCATGTTTTGTCCACTGTGATGTTACTGCAGAAGCTGATATTAGTAATGCAGTTGATCTTACCGTTCAAAAGTTTGGGACACTTGATATAATGGTTAATAATGCTGGGTTGTCTGGGCCCCCTATTCCAGATATCCGTAATTATGAACTTTCTGTGTTTGAGAGTGTGCTTGACGTGAACTTGAAAGGTACTTTTCTTGGAATTAAGCATGCGGCTCGCATAATGATTCCACAAAAGAAAGGATCAATAGTATCTTTGTGCAGTGTCGGAAGTGCCATTGCTGGCATTGGGCCTCATGCTTATATAGCTTCCAAGCATGCTGTTTTGGGACTTACACAAAATGTAGCAGCTGAGATGGGTAAACATGGTGTACGAGTGAATTGTGTTTCTCCTTACGCTGTTGCAACCGGACTAGCTCTGGCTCACTTGCCTGAGGATGAAAGGACGAATGATGCACTGGCAGGTTTTCGTGCTTTTGCTGAGAAGAATGCTAACTTGCAGGGTGTGGAATTGAAGACTCAGGATGTTGCTAATGCTGTGCTGTTCTTAGCTAGTGATGAAGCAAGGTATATAAGTGGGCATAATCTGATGGTTGATGGTGGTTTTTCGTGTGTTAATCACTCCCTTAGGGTCTTCAGATAG